The Mytilus edulis chromosome 12, xbMytEdul2.2, whole genome shotgun sequence genome contains a region encoding:
- the LOC139499431 gene encoding uncharacterized protein, with protein MYGLWKVHFWEKYGVKGFPYSGRRRYSPFAYQTADGDIVISNDVFGQTIMQFEQIYKTCIIRRKTNEQYILNLRYPDKTSDEYLEYLEDNTNYNQDRVTWSGNDLKERCLYTHLVNTAGSEIEIRKRQQLFITHDMIQNQIMLTSGSKLTEKSSGSLAEGLDLPGSDIDIMYIIEDVDVIRDRKNTKHQVKHTTLVMETDNDYPGFTRLRLLARGKVESYYTPHTCFDFTRTGLYLSVNKFVSNISKNNTHYIVSSHGSCLSDHSQNVDYAYCLRCNYLPFNAIPWTTRYRLQWPPNSAIDKIKQYGCLLVPIGPRTLPGCNVLWRLSFSVAEKILVHSFNYTQLLCYCLLKLTLTHIINKNKYAEGLLCSYYLKTVLFWVSEEIDIDTFQLSKLFYCFTHCLRKLILWVNNCYCPNYFIPTQNMFVGKISPYNKNILLNVLESITSGGIDGLMQHFPQYYTVIYSRVYISSAQFRPPFIMLDLLFYRISHLSVASLSDISQCLKLLEYTENLPQSKSSAFIVDVCKYHFTEISQIAAQLLPTPIITTERNDVHKRYHKHLQDVHKRYHKHLQDGIKTDAVSGWLLYASFYYVTGQYNVTLRLSDYVLSRCSPDMILMGGQNCQDRNVDYYRNHVHSTIKLRDKMRMTVVNNVRYVQYSSLIPQELQLEVEAEFILIPPIVMSHCLRFLCYHHIGDISNRQKALRDLYSTVQARNLIDVNTLSMSFTILGVCFEISGDYIVAYQCYEEALQCECFICVTAETRRSKLSV; from the exons atGTATGGATTATGGAAAGTGCACTTCTGGGAAAAGTACGGAGTCAAAGGGTTTCCTTACAGTGGGAGGCGCAGATATTCACCATTTGCGTATCAAACTGCAGACGGGGATATAGTTATCAGTAATGACGTTTTCGGGCAGACAATCATGCAGTTTgaacaaatttataaaacttgtataatcagaagaaaaacaaacgaACAGTACATACTAAATTTAAGATATCCTGACAAAACCTCAGACGAATATCTTGAATACCTAGAGGATAATACAAATTACAATCAAG ATCGCGTGACCTGGTCCGGAAATGATTTGAAGGAAAGATGCTTATATACACACTTAGTCAACACTGCTGGTTCTGAAATAGAAATACGTAAAAGACAACAACTATTTATTACACATGATATGATACAAAATCAAATTATGTTAACATCAGGATCGAAATTAACAGAGAAATCGAGTGGAAGTTTAGCAGAGGGACTGGATTTACCAGGTAGTGACATAGATATAATGTACATCATCGAGGACGTAGACGTAATACGAGATAGGAAGAATACCAAACACCAAGTTAAGCATACAACCCTGGTTATGGAGACTGACAATGATTATCCTGGATTTACTAGACTCCGATTACTAGCAAGAGGGAAAGTGGAGTCTTACTATACACCGCATACATGCTTTGACTTTACTAGAACAGGTTTATATTTATCAGTGAACAAATTTGTTAGTAATATAAGTAAGAACAATACCCATTATATTGTATCATCTCACGGCTCCTGTTTATCAGATCACAGTCAAAACGTGGATTATGCATATTGTCTCCGATGTAATTATTTACCTTTCAATGCAATACCATGGACTACCCGTTACCGATTACAATGGCCGCCGAATTCCGCAATTGACAAGATTAAACAGTACGGATGTTTGTTAGTACCCATTGGGCCAAGGACTTTGCCTGGTTGTAATGTATTATGGAGATTATCTTTCTCTGTAGCTGAAAAAATACTTGTACATTCGTTTAATTACACTCAACTGTTGTGTTACTGTCTTCTCAAACTTACATTAACACATatcattaacaaaaacaaatatgccgAAGGCTTATTGTGCTCTTACTATCTGAAAACAGTTTTATTCTGGGTTTCTGAAGAAATTGATATTGACACATTTCAATTatctaaattattttattgttttactcaTTGTCTACGAAAATTAATATTATGGGTAAATAACTGTTATTGTCCGAATTATTTTATTCCTACACAGAACATGTTCGTTGGCAAGATCAGTCCATATAACAAGAACATACTACTAAATGTATTAGAAAGCATAACGAGTGGCGGAATTGATGGATTGATGCAGCATTTTCCTCAATACTACACTGTTATATATAGTAGAGTGTATATATCAAGTGCACAGTTTAGACCTCCATTCATTATGTTAGACTTACTTTTTTACAGGATATCTCATTTATCTGTTGCTTCTCTGTCTGACATATCACAATGTTTGAAATTACTGGAATATACAGAAAATTTACCTCAGTCGAAATCGTCTGCATTTATTGTTGATGTATGTAAATATCATTTTACTGAAATAAGTCAGATTGCAGCGCAGCTACTACCAACGCCAATAATAACGACTGAAAGGAACGACGTACACAAACGTTATCATAAACATTTACAGGACGTACACAAACGTTATCATAAACATTTACAGGACGGTATTAAAACAGATGCTGTCTCGGGCTGGTTGTTATACGCGTCGTTTTATTATGTAACAGGGCAGTACAATGTTACTTTAAGACTTTCGGATTATGTTCTTTCAAGATGTTCACCTGATATGATACTAATGGGTGGTCAGAATTGCCAAGACAGAAATGTCGATTATTACAGAAATCATGTACATTCCACAATAAAACTTCGTGACAAAATGAGAATGACAGTTGTAAATAATGTTAGATACGTACAGTATTCATCATTAATACCACAAGAACTACAGCTGGAGGTGGAAGCCGAATTTATATTGATACCTCCTATCGTTATGTCTCACTGTCTTAGATTTCTATGCTATCATCATATAGGCGATATTTCTAATAGACAAAAAGCTTTACGTGATTTATACTCAACAGTGCAGGCAAGAAATTTAATTGATGTAAATACCCTTTCTATGTCATTTACAATACTTGGAGTATGCTTCGAAATATCCGGTGATTACATTGTAGCCTATCAATGTTATGAGGAAGCTTTACAATGTGAGTGTTTTATATGTGTTACAGCAGAAACAAGGAGGTCAAAACTATCGGTGTAG